A window of Solanum stenotomum isolate F172 chromosome 3, ASM1918654v1, whole genome shotgun sequence contains these coding sequences:
- the LOC125859451 gene encoding 7-deoxyloganetic acid glucosyltransferase-like isoform X9: MDVMNTRDGISMLYDSLNKIAKPFLREFIAYSPVTCLIADGILSLAGDVAKEINLPIIYFRTASASSFWSYFCMPDLIQVGELPLKENAKDLTLTKVKGMEDFLRGRDLPSFCQASDLTSPDFRIVMTETRQTPRARGLILNTFEDLEGPILSQIRTVCPNVYTIGAVHAHLKAKLATKSTSSNSLWQEDESCMSWLDTQPPKSVIYVSFGSVAGLTKEELLEFWYGLVNSEQKFLWVMRPDLIIGQEKKDEIPVELEQGTKARGYMADWVPQEKVLAHRAIGGFLTHSGWNSTLESIVEGVPMICWPRFADQQVNSRFVGEVWKMGLDIKDTCDRDIIAKSIRDLMEKRNGEFSRRTEHMASLAKKAVNEGGSSYINLDRLIQDIRSMIPPHKHT, encoded by the exons ATGGATGTGATGAATACTCGTGATGGAATATCAATGCTCTATGATTCTCTAAACAAAATTGCCAAACCATTTCTTAGAGAATTCATAGCATATTCTCCAGTGACATGTCTCATCGCTGATGGAATTTTAAGCCTGGCGGGTGATGTAGCTAAAGAAATCAACTTGCCTATCATATATTTCCGCACCGCCAGTGCCTCTTCTTTCTGGTCCTACTTTTGCATGCCGGACCTAATTCAAGTTGGAGAACTTCCCCTCAAAG AAAATGCAAAGGACTTGACATTGACGAAGGTAAAAGGCATGGAAGATTTTCTGAGAGGTCGAGACCTTCCAAGCTTTTGTCAGGCGAGTGACTTAACTAGCCCTGATTTCAGGATTGTAATGACAGAGACACGACAAACCCCTCGAGCACGAGGTCTCATACTTAACACATTTGAAGATCTTGAAGGCCCCATACTTTCTCAAATTCGAACGGTATGTCCAAATGTTTATACAATTGGAGCAGTTCATGCCCATCTAAAGGCTAAACTTGCAACAAAATCTACCTCGTCAAACAGTTTGTGGCAAGAAGATGAAAGTTGCATGTCTTGGCTAGATACGCAGCCACCAAAATCTGTGATATATGTTAGTTTTGGAAGCGTCGCGGGGTTGACAAAGGAGGAGCTGTTAGAATTTTGGTATGGTCTAGTGAATAGTGAGCAAAAGTTCTTGTGGGTGATGAGGCCAGACTTGATAATAGGACAAGAGAAAAAAGATGAGATTCCTGTGGAGTTGGAGCAGGGTACAAAGGCAAGGGGCTACATGGCTGATTGGGTTCCACAAGAAAAGGTATTGGCACATAGAGCAATTGGCGGTTTCTTGACTCACTCTGGATGGAATTCCACATTGGAGAGTATAGTTGAAGGAGTGCCGATGATTTGTTGGCCGAGATTTGCTGATCAGCAAGTGAATAGTAGATTCGTTGGTGAGGTTTGGAAGATGGGACTTGACATAAAAGATACATGTGATAGAGACATCATTGCAAAATCAATTAGAGATTTGATGGAGAAGAGAAATGGTGAATTCTCTCGAAGAACAGAGCACATGGCCAGTTTGGCAAAAAAAGCTGTCAATGAAG GTGGATCGTCATACATTAATCTGGACCGTCTTATACAGGACATAAGATCTATGATTCCGCCGCATAAACATACCTGA
- the LOC125859451 gene encoding 7-deoxyloganetic acid glucosyltransferase-like isoform X8 → MDVMNTRDGISMLYDSLNKIAKPFLREFIAYSPVTCLIADGILSLAGDVAKEINLPIIYFRTASASSFWSYFCMPDLIQVGELPLKENAKDLTLTKVKGMEDFLRGRDLPSFCQASDLTSPDFRIVMTETRQTPRARGLILNTFEDLEGPILSQIRTVCPNVYTIGAVHAHLKAKLATKSTSSNSLWQEDESCMSWLDTQPPKSVIYVSFGSVAGLTKEELLEFWYGLVNSEQKFLWVMRPDLIIGQEKKDEIPVELEQGTKARGYMADWVPQEKVLAHRAIGGFLTHSGWNSTLESIVEGVPMICWPRFADQQVNSRFVGEVWKMGLDIKDTCDRDIIAKSIRDLMEKRNGEFSQRTEHMASLAKKAVKEGGSSYINLDRLIQDIRSMIPPHKHT, encoded by the exons ATGGATGTGATGAATACTCGTGATGGAATATCAATGCTCTATGATTCTCTAAACAAAATTGCCAAACCATTTCTTAGAGAATTCATAGCATATTCTCCAGTGACATGTCTCATCGCTGATGGAATTTTAAGCCTGGCGGGTGATGTAGCTAAAGAAATCAACTTGCCTATCATATATTTCCGCACCGCCAGTGCCTCTTCTTTCTGGTCCTACTTTTGCATGCCGGACCTAATTCAAGTTGGAGAACTTCCCCTCAAAG AAAATGCAAAGGACTTGACATTGACGAAGGTAAAAGGCATGGAAGATTTTCTGAGAGGTCGAGACCTTCCAAGCTTTTGTCAGGCGAGTGACTTAACTAGCCCTGATTTCAGGATTGTAATGACAGAGACACGACAAACCCCTCGAGCACGAGGTCTCATACTTAACACATTTGAAGATCTTGAAGGCCCCATACTTTCTCAAATTCGAACGGTATGTCCAAATGTTTATACAATTGGAGCAGTTCATGCCCATCTAAAGGCTAAACTTGCAACAAAATCTACCTCGTCAAACAGTTTGTGGCAAGAAGATGAAAGTTGCATGTCTTGGCTAGATACGCAGCCACCAAAATCTGTGATATATGTTAGTTTTGGAAGCGTCGCGGGGTTGACAAAGGAGGAGCTGTTAGAATTTTGGTATGGTCTAGTGAATAGTGAGCAAAAGTTCTTGTGGGTGATGAGGCCAGACTTGATAATAGGACAAGAGAAAAAAGATGAGATTCCTGTGGAGTTGGAGCAGGGTACAAAGGCAAGGGGCTACATGGCTGATTGGGTTCCACAAGAAAAGGTATTGGCACATAGAGCAATTGGCGGTTTCTTGACTCACTCTGGATGGAATTCCACATTGGAGAGTATAGTTGAAGGAGTGCCGATGATTTGTTGGCCGAGATTTGCTGATCAGCAAGTGAATAGTAGATTCGTTGGTGAG GTTTGGAAGATGGGACTTGACATAAAAGATACATGTGATAGAGACATTATTGCAAAATCAATTAGAGATTTGATGGAGAAGAGAAATGGTGAATTCTCTCAAAGAACAGAGCACATGGCCAGTTTGGCAAAAAAAGCTGTCAAAGAAGGTGGATCGTCATACATTAATCTGGACCGTCTTATACAGGACATAAGATCTATGATTCCGCCGCATAAACATACCTGA
- the LOC125859451 gene encoding 7-deoxyloganetic acid glucosyltransferase-like isoform X10: protein MDVMNTRDGISMLYDSLNKIAKPFLREFIAYSPVTCLIADGILSLAGDVAKEINLPIIYFRTASASSFWSYFCMPDLIQVGELPLKENAKDLTLTKVKGMEDFLRGRDLPSFCQASDLTSPDFRIVMTETRQTPRARGLILNTFEDLEGPILSQIRTVCPNVYTIGAVHAHLKAKLATKSTSSNSLWQEDESCMSWLDTQPPKSVIYVSFGSVAGLTKEELLEFWYGLVNSEQKFLWVMRPDLIIGQEKKDEIPVELEQGTKARGYMADWVPQEKVLAHRAIGGFLTNSGWNSTLESIVEGVPMICWPRFADQQVNSRFVGEVWKMGLDIKDTCDRDIIAKSIRDLMEKRNGEFSQRTEHMASLAKKAVKEGGSSYINLDRLIQDIRSMIPPHKHT from the exons ATGGATGTGATGAATACTCGTGATGGAATATCAATGCTCTATGATTCTCTAAACAAAATTGCCAAACCATTTCTTAGAGAATTCATAGCATATTCTCCAGTGACATGTCTCATCGCTGATGGAATTTTAAGCCTGGCGGGTGATGTAGCTAAAGAAATCAACTTGCCTATCATATATTTCCGCACCGCCAGTGCCTCTTCTTTCTGGTCCTACTTTTGCATGCCGGACCTAATTCAAGTTGGAGAACTTCCCCTCAAAG AAAATGCAAAGGACTTGACATTGACGAAGGTAAAAGGCATGGAAGATTTTCTGAGAGGTCGAGACCTTCCAAGCTTTTGTCAGGCGAGTGACTTAACTAGCCCTGATTTCAGGATTGTAATGACAGAGACACGACAAACCCCTCGAGCACGAGGTCTCATACTTAACACATTTGAAGATCTTGAAGGCCCCATACTTTCTCAAATTCGAACGGTATGTCCAAATGTTTATACAATTGGAGCAGTTCATGCCCATCTAAAGGCTAAACTTGCAACAAAATCTACCTCGTCAAACAGTTTGTGGCAAGAAGATGAAAGTTGCATGTCTTGGCTAGATACGCAGCCACCAAAATCTGTGATATATGTTAGTTTTGGAAGCGTCGCGGGGTTGACAAAGGAGGAGCTGTTAGAATTTTGGTATGGTCTAGTGAATAGTGAGCAAAAGTTCTTGTGGGTGATGAGGCCAGACTTGATAATAGGACAAGAGAAAAAAGATGAGATTCCTGTGGAGTTGGAGCAGGGTACAAAGGCAAGGGGCTACATGGCTGATTGGGTTCCACAAGAAAAGGTATTGGCACATAGAGCAATTGGCG GTTTCTTGACTAACTCTGGATGGAATTCCACATTGGAGAGTATAGTTGAAGGAGTGCCCATGATTTGTTGGCCGAGATTTGCTGATCAGCAAGTGAATAGTAGATTCGTTGGAGAGGTTTGGAAGATGGGACTTGACATAAAAGATACATGTGATAGAGACATTATTGCAAAATCAATTAGAGATTTGATGGAGAAGAGAAATGGTGAATTCTCTCAAAGAACAGAGCACATGGCCAGTTTGGCAAAAAAAGCTGTCAAAGAAGGTGGATCGTCATACATTAATCTGGACCGTCTTATACAGGACATAAGATCTATGATTCCGCCGCATAAACATACCTGA